Proteins encoded by one window of Mercenaria mercenaria strain notata chromosome 4, MADL_Memer_1, whole genome shotgun sequence:
- the LOC123552519 gene encoding trichohyalin-like isoform X4 — MGKSKHSYPGDLSSRIISDVSNIYSGPPSDRSNRGRGRGRGRFSQLGRNSHDTSRVDNITKRVLSARRLKINEIQNQNQELLLQLKDLKEENKLLKKTQHRADKALQKFEDRESELPQLIQRQNNEVRSLRDQIRKWREKYEKTDRYLRDAEDELEKAKIKLKKLKSLADEKDLPERAELNKKLNNAELDMEARDVKVKELKRHIQNLEKNHRHQLGIERARQKETQQQLAHLREENDKLSVAVKEKDKEIQIKNIYANRAAAKPPHRLPNSYSGTPNDTPPPRRRRPSLSEADKMTPRDRAKQMEEKRREELRRQRELKQRRLFADHGDVHTTQHDKIKREKELRKMREEEERQEEEQRERAETERREYEEREREMNAQAEREAEERRMREERERMKREAEERKQREREKQEREERERKMREKREKEERERRERERQEQERRAAEERRRFEDDVSIQAERKKKDEILQKLREIDEGGQKNDKKKDPFKSDPFFVTQNKEDSQDSMASSKKSYTFSKPIENLHNGKPSRKDGNSNLSFGVNKSQSTGVGRRRDVDSVETGGYNPTFGSKRSGANSTAATKTFSLFDDDDDLKTSSTAPKPAQKSKLMDELFGSKDNDGPKHNDLFSSNKPPAKKTNQSRSTLPWEDDGFGNRKQSGSTLKTKRENSATLFGGGSAFVNDEDLRKSQINSNTSVPRRQKQTTTFHTRPTVNAIDNFDDDIEEVIL; from the exons ATCGATCAAATCGTGGGCGTGGTCGAGGACGAGGACGCTTTAGTCAGCTTGGACGGAACAGTCATGATACCAGTCGTGTTGATAACATCACCAAACGTGTTCTTTCTGCGCGCAGactcaaaattaatgaaattcaaAACCAAAATCAAGAACTCTTGTTACAGCTCAAAGACCTGAaggaagaaaataaattattaaagaaaacACAACATCGTGCTGATAAAGCTTTGCAAAAGTTTGAAGACAGGGAAAGTGAACTGCCTCAGTTAATTCAAAGACAAAATAATGAAGTTAGGAGTTTACGAGATCAAATTCGAAAATGGCGggaaaaatatgagaaaacagaTAGATATCTGAGAGACGCAGAAGACGAATTAGAAAAAGCgaaaattaaactgaaaaaattaaaatcattagCAGATGAAAAAGATCTGCCTGAaagggcagaactaaacaaaaaattaaataatgcCGAATTAGATATGGAGGCAAGAGATGTAAAAGTTAAG GAACTAAAGCGACACATTCAGAACCTGGAAAAGAATCACCGACATCAACTTGGTATTGAGCGAGCAAGACAGAAGGAAACTCAGCAACAGTTGGCACATCTCAGGGAAGAAAACGACAAGCTTTCTGTCGCTGTCAAG gaaaaagataaagaaattcAGATAAAGAACATTTATGCAAACAGAGCAGCTGCTAAACCGCCTCATCGTCTTCCAAACTCATATAGCGGCACACCTAATGACACGCCACCTCCCCGTAGAAGACGGCCGTCATTGTCCGAGGCGGACAAAATGACACCAAGGGATAGGGCAAAACAAATGGAAGAAAAAAGACGTGAAGAGTTAAGAAGGCAACGTGAACTTAAACAG AGGAGACTATTTGCTGATCATGGTGATGTCCACACTACT CAACATGATAAGATCAAGAGGGAGAAGGAACTACGCAAAATGAGGGAAGAGGAAGAAAGACAGGAAGAGGAACAAAGAGAGAGAGCGGAAACAGAGCGCAGAGAATATGAAGAACGGGAACGGGAAATGAACGCCCAGGCAGAACGTGAAGCAGAAGAACGTAGAATGAGGGAAGAAAGGGAGAGGATGAAACGTGAAGCAGAGGAAAGAAAACAACGAGAAAGAGAGAAACAAGAACGGGAAGAGAGGGAGAGAAAAATGAGGGAGAAACGAGAAAAGGAAGAAAGAGAAAGACGAGAACGTGAGAGACAAGAACAGGAAAGGCGTGCTGCTGAGGAAAGAAGACGATTTGAGGATGATGTATCGATACAGGCAGAAAGAAAGAAGAAGGATGAAATTTTGCAGAAATTACGAGAAATTGATGAAGGAGGCCAGAAGAATGATAAAAAGAAAGATCCTTTCAAAAGTGACCCCTTCTTTGTAACTCAAAATAAGGAAGATAGCCAAGATTCAATGGCAAGCAGTAAAAAGAGTTACACTTTCTCAAAACCAATAGAAAATTTACATAATGGCAAACCATCGCGAAAGGATGGCAATTCAAATTTAAGTTTCGGTGTGAATAAAAGTCAAAGTACAGGAGTGGGTCGTAGAAGGGATGTTGACAGTGTAGAAACTGGGGGTTATAATCCAACATTTGGCTCTAAGCGTAGTGGAGCTAACTCAACTGCAGCAAcgaaaacattttcattatttgatgatgatgatgacttgAAAACGTCTAGCACTGCACCTAAACCTGCACAGAAATCTAAATTAATGGATGAATTATTTGGTTCTAAAGACAATGATGGTCCCAAACACAATGATTTGTTTTCAAGTAATAAACCACCTGCAAAGAAAACAAATCAGTCACGTAGCACATTACCGTGGGAAGATGATGGATTCGGAAATCGTAAGCAATCTGGTTCAACATTAAAAACGAAGCGTGAAAATTCTGCTACACTGTTCGGAGGCGGTAGTGCATTCGTTAATGACGAGGATTTACGTAAGTCTCAGATCAATTCAAATACATCTGTACCAAGAAGGCAAAAACAAACTACAACATTTCACACACGACCAACTGTAAATGCTATAGACAATTTTGATGATGATATTGAGGAAGTGATTTTGTAA
- the LOC123552519 gene encoding lebercilin-like isoform X1 — MTHRNHTRSPYGDDSILDDDYSDDFDDDDNDTGTKRYKTRSPLNRTASGHEVRRPKDSRSSDSKLYNRSNRGRGRGRGRFSQLGRNSHDTSRVDNITKRVLSARRLKINEIQNQNQELLLQLKDLKEENKLLKKTQHRADKALQKFEDRESELPQLIQRQNNEVRSLRDQIRKWREKYEKTDRYLRDAEDELEKAKIKLKKLKSLADEKDLPERAELNKKLNNAELDMEARDVKVKELKRHIQNLEKNHRHQLGIERARQKETQQQLAHLREENDKLSVAVKEKDKEIQIKNIYANRAAAKPPHRLPNSYSGTPNDTPPPRRRRPSLSEADKMTPRDRAKQMEEKRREELRRQRELKQRRLFADHGDVHTTQHDKIKREKELRKMREEEERQEEEQRERAETERREYEEREREMNAQAEREAEERRMREERERMKREAEERKQREREKQEREERERKMREKREKEERERRERERQEQERRAAEERRRFEDDVSIQAERKKKDEILQKLREIDEGGQKNDKKKDPFKSDPFFVTQNKEDSQDSMASSKKSYTFSKPIENLHNGKPSRKDGNSNLSFGVNKSQSTGVGRRRDVDSVETGGYNPTFGSKRSGANSTAATKTFSLFDDDDDLKTSSTAPKPAQKSKLMDELFGSKDNDGPKHNDLFSSNKPPAKKTNQSRSTLPWEDDGFGNRKQSGSTLKTKRENSATLFGGGSAFVNDEDLRKSQINSNTSVPRRQKQTTTFHTRPTVNAIDNFDDDIEEVIL; from the exons ATCGATCAAATCGTGGGCGTGGTCGAGGACGAGGACGCTTTAGTCAGCTTGGACGGAACAGTCATGATACCAGTCGTGTTGATAACATCACCAAACGTGTTCTTTCTGCGCGCAGactcaaaattaatgaaattcaaAACCAAAATCAAGAACTCTTGTTACAGCTCAAAGACCTGAaggaagaaaataaattattaaagaaaacACAACATCGTGCTGATAAAGCTTTGCAAAAGTTTGAAGACAGGGAAAGTGAACTGCCTCAGTTAATTCAAAGACAAAATAATGAAGTTAGGAGTTTACGAGATCAAATTCGAAAATGGCGggaaaaatatgagaaaacagaTAGATATCTGAGAGACGCAGAAGACGAATTAGAAAAAGCgaaaattaaactgaaaaaattaaaatcattagCAGATGAAAAAGATCTGCCTGAaagggcagaactaaacaaaaaattaaataatgcCGAATTAGATATGGAGGCAAGAGATGTAAAAGTTAAG GAACTAAAGCGACACATTCAGAACCTGGAAAAGAATCACCGACATCAACTTGGTATTGAGCGAGCAAGACAGAAGGAAACTCAGCAACAGTTGGCACATCTCAGGGAAGAAAACGACAAGCTTTCTGTCGCTGTCAAG gaaaaagataaagaaattcAGATAAAGAACATTTATGCAAACAGAGCAGCTGCTAAACCGCCTCATCGTCTTCCAAACTCATATAGCGGCACACCTAATGACACGCCACCTCCCCGTAGAAGACGGCCGTCATTGTCCGAGGCGGACAAAATGACACCAAGGGATAGGGCAAAACAAATGGAAGAAAAAAGACGTGAAGAGTTAAGAAGGCAACGTGAACTTAAACAG AGGAGACTATTTGCTGATCATGGTGATGTCCACACTACT CAACATGATAAGATCAAGAGGGAGAAGGAACTACGCAAAATGAGGGAAGAGGAAGAAAGACAGGAAGAGGAACAAAGAGAGAGAGCGGAAACAGAGCGCAGAGAATATGAAGAACGGGAACGGGAAATGAACGCCCAGGCAGAACGTGAAGCAGAAGAACGTAGAATGAGGGAAGAAAGGGAGAGGATGAAACGTGAAGCAGAGGAAAGAAAACAACGAGAAAGAGAGAAACAAGAACGGGAAGAGAGGGAGAGAAAAATGAGGGAGAAACGAGAAAAGGAAGAAAGAGAAAGACGAGAACGTGAGAGACAAGAACAGGAAAGGCGTGCTGCTGAGGAAAGAAGACGATTTGAGGATGATGTATCGATACAGGCAGAAAGAAAGAAGAAGGATGAAATTTTGCAGAAATTACGAGAAATTGATGAAGGAGGCCAGAAGAATGATAAAAAGAAAGATCCTTTCAAAAGTGACCCCTTCTTTGTAACTCAAAATAAGGAAGATAGCCAAGATTCAATGGCAAGCAGTAAAAAGAGTTACACTTTCTCAAAACCAATAGAAAATTTACATAATGGCAAACCATCGCGAAAGGATGGCAATTCAAATTTAAGTTTCGGTGTGAATAAAAGTCAAAGTACAGGAGTGGGTCGTAGAAGGGATGTTGACAGTGTAGAAACTGGGGGTTATAATCCAACATTTGGCTCTAAGCGTAGTGGAGCTAACTCAACTGCAGCAAcgaaaacattttcattatttgatgatgatgatgacttgAAAACGTCTAGCACTGCACCTAAACCTGCACAGAAATCTAAATTAATGGATGAATTATTTGGTTCTAAAGACAATGATGGTCCCAAACACAATGATTTGTTTTCAAGTAATAAACCACCTGCAAAGAAAACAAATCAGTCACGTAGCACATTACCGTGGGAAGATGATGGATTCGGAAATCGTAAGCAATCTGGTTCAACATTAAAAACGAAGCGTGAAAATTCTGCTACACTGTTCGGAGGCGGTAGTGCATTCGTTAATGACGAGGATTTACGTAAGTCTCAGATCAATTCAAATACATCTGTACCAAGAAGGCAAAAACAAACTACAACATTTCACACACGACCAACTGTAAATGCTATAGACAATTTTGATGATGATATTGAGGAAGTGATTTTGTAA
- the LOC123552519 gene encoding lebercilin-like isoform X2, which translates to MTHRNHTRSPYGDDSILDDDYSDDFDDDDNDTGTKRYKTRSPLNRTASGHEVRRPKDSRSSDSKLYNRSNRGRGRGRGRFSQLGRNSHDTSRVDNITKRVLSARRLKINEIQNQNQELLLQLKDLKEENKLLKKTQHRADKALQKFEDRESELPQLIQRQNNEVRSLRDQIRKWREKYEKTDRYLRDAEDELEKAKIKLKKLKSLADEKDLPERAELNKKLNNAELDMEARDVKVKELKRHIQNLEKNHRHQLGIERARQKETQQQLAHLREENDKLSVAVKEKDKEIQIKNIYANRAAAKPPHRLPNSYSGTPNDTPPPRRRRPSLSEADKMTPRDRAKQMEEKRREELRRQRELKQQHDKIKREKELRKMREEEERQEEEQRERAETERREYEEREREMNAQAEREAEERRMREERERMKREAEERKQREREKQEREERERKMREKREKEERERRERERQEQERRAAEERRRFEDDVSIQAERKKKDEILQKLREIDEGGQKNDKKKDPFKSDPFFVTQNKEDSQDSMASSKKSYTFSKPIENLHNGKPSRKDGNSNLSFGVNKSQSTGVGRRRDVDSVETGGYNPTFGSKRSGANSTAATKTFSLFDDDDDLKTSSTAPKPAQKSKLMDELFGSKDNDGPKHNDLFSSNKPPAKKTNQSRSTLPWEDDGFGNRKQSGSTLKTKRENSATLFGGGSAFVNDEDLRKSQINSNTSVPRRQKQTTTFHTRPTVNAIDNFDDDIEEVIL; encoded by the exons ATCGATCAAATCGTGGGCGTGGTCGAGGACGAGGACGCTTTAGTCAGCTTGGACGGAACAGTCATGATACCAGTCGTGTTGATAACATCACCAAACGTGTTCTTTCTGCGCGCAGactcaaaattaatgaaattcaaAACCAAAATCAAGAACTCTTGTTACAGCTCAAAGACCTGAaggaagaaaataaattattaaagaaaacACAACATCGTGCTGATAAAGCTTTGCAAAAGTTTGAAGACAGGGAAAGTGAACTGCCTCAGTTAATTCAAAGACAAAATAATGAAGTTAGGAGTTTACGAGATCAAATTCGAAAATGGCGggaaaaatatgagaaaacagaTAGATATCTGAGAGACGCAGAAGACGAATTAGAAAAAGCgaaaattaaactgaaaaaattaaaatcattagCAGATGAAAAAGATCTGCCTGAaagggcagaactaaacaaaaaattaaataatgcCGAATTAGATATGGAGGCAAGAGATGTAAAAGTTAAG GAACTAAAGCGACACATTCAGAACCTGGAAAAGAATCACCGACATCAACTTGGTATTGAGCGAGCAAGACAGAAGGAAACTCAGCAACAGTTGGCACATCTCAGGGAAGAAAACGACAAGCTTTCTGTCGCTGTCAAG gaaaaagataaagaaattcAGATAAAGAACATTTATGCAAACAGAGCAGCTGCTAAACCGCCTCATCGTCTTCCAAACTCATATAGCGGCACACCTAATGACACGCCACCTCCCCGTAGAAGACGGCCGTCATTGTCCGAGGCGGACAAAATGACACCAAGGGATAGGGCAAAACAAATGGAAGAAAAAAGACGTGAAGAGTTAAGAAGGCAACGTGAACTTAAACAG CAACATGATAAGATCAAGAGGGAGAAGGAACTACGCAAAATGAGGGAAGAGGAAGAAAGACAGGAAGAGGAACAAAGAGAGAGAGCGGAAACAGAGCGCAGAGAATATGAAGAACGGGAACGGGAAATGAACGCCCAGGCAGAACGTGAAGCAGAAGAACGTAGAATGAGGGAAGAAAGGGAGAGGATGAAACGTGAAGCAGAGGAAAGAAAACAACGAGAAAGAGAGAAACAAGAACGGGAAGAGAGGGAGAGAAAAATGAGGGAGAAACGAGAAAAGGAAGAAAGAGAAAGACGAGAACGTGAGAGACAAGAACAGGAAAGGCGTGCTGCTGAGGAAAGAAGACGATTTGAGGATGATGTATCGATACAGGCAGAAAGAAAGAAGAAGGATGAAATTTTGCAGAAATTACGAGAAATTGATGAAGGAGGCCAGAAGAATGATAAAAAGAAAGATCCTTTCAAAAGTGACCCCTTCTTTGTAACTCAAAATAAGGAAGATAGCCAAGATTCAATGGCAAGCAGTAAAAAGAGTTACACTTTCTCAAAACCAATAGAAAATTTACATAATGGCAAACCATCGCGAAAGGATGGCAATTCAAATTTAAGTTTCGGTGTGAATAAAAGTCAAAGTACAGGAGTGGGTCGTAGAAGGGATGTTGACAGTGTAGAAACTGGGGGTTATAATCCAACATTTGGCTCTAAGCGTAGTGGAGCTAACTCAACTGCAGCAAcgaaaacattttcattatttgatgatgatgatgacttgAAAACGTCTAGCACTGCACCTAAACCTGCACAGAAATCTAAATTAATGGATGAATTATTTGGTTCTAAAGACAATGATGGTCCCAAACACAATGATTTGTTTTCAAGTAATAAACCACCTGCAAAGAAAACAAATCAGTCACGTAGCACATTACCGTGGGAAGATGATGGATTCGGAAATCGTAAGCAATCTGGTTCAACATTAAAAACGAAGCGTGAAAATTCTGCTACACTGTTCGGAGGCGGTAGTGCATTCGTTAATGACGAGGATTTACGTAAGTCTCAGATCAATTCAAATACATCTGTACCAAGAAGGCAAAAACAAACTACAACATTTCACACACGACCAACTGTAAATGCTATAGACAATTTTGATGATGATATTGAGGAAGTGATTTTGTAA
- the LOC123552519 gene encoding lebercilin-like isoform X3 yields the protein MTHRNHTRSPYGDDSILDDDYSDDFDDDDNDTGTKRYKTRSPLNRTDRSNRGRGRGRGRFSQLGRNSHDTSRVDNITKRVLSARRLKINEIQNQNQELLLQLKDLKEENKLLKKTQHRADKALQKFEDRESELPQLIQRQNNEVRSLRDQIRKWREKYEKTDRYLRDAEDELEKAKIKLKKLKSLADEKDLPERAELNKKLNNAELDMEARDVKVKELKRHIQNLEKNHRHQLGIERARQKETQQQLAHLREENDKLSVAVKEKDKEIQIKNIYANRAAAKPPHRLPNSYSGTPNDTPPPRRRRPSLSEADKMTPRDRAKQMEEKRREELRRQRELKQRRLFADHGDVHTTQHDKIKREKELRKMREEEERQEEEQRERAETERREYEEREREMNAQAEREAEERRMREERERMKREAEERKQREREKQEREERERKMREKREKEERERRERERQEQERRAAEERRRFEDDVSIQAERKKKDEILQKLREIDEGGQKNDKKKDPFKSDPFFVTQNKEDSQDSMASSKKSYTFSKPIENLHNGKPSRKDGNSNLSFGVNKSQSTGVGRRRDVDSVETGGYNPTFGSKRSGANSTAATKTFSLFDDDDDLKTSSTAPKPAQKSKLMDELFGSKDNDGPKHNDLFSSNKPPAKKTNQSRSTLPWEDDGFGNRKQSGSTLKTKRENSATLFGGGSAFVNDEDLRKSQINSNTSVPRRQKQTTTFHTRPTVNAIDNFDDDIEEVIL from the exons ATCGATCAAATCGTGGGCGTGGTCGAGGACGAGGACGCTTTAGTCAGCTTGGACGGAACAGTCATGATACCAGTCGTGTTGATAACATCACCAAACGTGTTCTTTCTGCGCGCAGactcaaaattaatgaaattcaaAACCAAAATCAAGAACTCTTGTTACAGCTCAAAGACCTGAaggaagaaaataaattattaaagaaaacACAACATCGTGCTGATAAAGCTTTGCAAAAGTTTGAAGACAGGGAAAGTGAACTGCCTCAGTTAATTCAAAGACAAAATAATGAAGTTAGGAGTTTACGAGATCAAATTCGAAAATGGCGggaaaaatatgagaaaacagaTAGATATCTGAGAGACGCAGAAGACGAATTAGAAAAAGCgaaaattaaactgaaaaaattaaaatcattagCAGATGAAAAAGATCTGCCTGAaagggcagaactaaacaaaaaattaaataatgcCGAATTAGATATGGAGGCAAGAGATGTAAAAGTTAAG GAACTAAAGCGACACATTCAGAACCTGGAAAAGAATCACCGACATCAACTTGGTATTGAGCGAGCAAGACAGAAGGAAACTCAGCAACAGTTGGCACATCTCAGGGAAGAAAACGACAAGCTTTCTGTCGCTGTCAAG gaaaaagataaagaaattcAGATAAAGAACATTTATGCAAACAGAGCAGCTGCTAAACCGCCTCATCGTCTTCCAAACTCATATAGCGGCACACCTAATGACACGCCACCTCCCCGTAGAAGACGGCCGTCATTGTCCGAGGCGGACAAAATGACACCAAGGGATAGGGCAAAACAAATGGAAGAAAAAAGACGTGAAGAGTTAAGAAGGCAACGTGAACTTAAACAG AGGAGACTATTTGCTGATCATGGTGATGTCCACACTACT CAACATGATAAGATCAAGAGGGAGAAGGAACTACGCAAAATGAGGGAAGAGGAAGAAAGACAGGAAGAGGAACAAAGAGAGAGAGCGGAAACAGAGCGCAGAGAATATGAAGAACGGGAACGGGAAATGAACGCCCAGGCAGAACGTGAAGCAGAAGAACGTAGAATGAGGGAAGAAAGGGAGAGGATGAAACGTGAAGCAGAGGAAAGAAAACAACGAGAAAGAGAGAAACAAGAACGGGAAGAGAGGGAGAGAAAAATGAGGGAGAAACGAGAAAAGGAAGAAAGAGAAAGACGAGAACGTGAGAGACAAGAACAGGAAAGGCGTGCTGCTGAGGAAAGAAGACGATTTGAGGATGATGTATCGATACAGGCAGAAAGAAAGAAGAAGGATGAAATTTTGCAGAAATTACGAGAAATTGATGAAGGAGGCCAGAAGAATGATAAAAAGAAAGATCCTTTCAAAAGTGACCCCTTCTTTGTAACTCAAAATAAGGAAGATAGCCAAGATTCAATGGCAAGCAGTAAAAAGAGTTACACTTTCTCAAAACCAATAGAAAATTTACATAATGGCAAACCATCGCGAAAGGATGGCAATTCAAATTTAAGTTTCGGTGTGAATAAAAGTCAAAGTACAGGAGTGGGTCGTAGAAGGGATGTTGACAGTGTAGAAACTGGGGGTTATAATCCAACATTTGGCTCTAAGCGTAGTGGAGCTAACTCAACTGCAGCAAcgaaaacattttcattatttgatgatgatgatgacttgAAAACGTCTAGCACTGCACCTAAACCTGCACAGAAATCTAAATTAATGGATGAATTATTTGGTTCTAAAGACAATGATGGTCCCAAACACAATGATTTGTTTTCAAGTAATAAACCACCTGCAAAGAAAACAAATCAGTCACGTAGCACATTACCGTGGGAAGATGATGGATTCGGAAATCGTAAGCAATCTGGTTCAACATTAAAAACGAAGCGTGAAAATTCTGCTACACTGTTCGGAGGCGGTAGTGCATTCGTTAATGACGAGGATTTACGTAAGTCTCAGATCAATTCAAATACATCTGTACCAAGAAGGCAAAAACAAACTACAACATTTCACACACGACCAACTGTAAATGCTATAGACAATTTTGATGATGATATTGAGGAAGTGATTTTGTAA